One genomic window of Burkholderia diffusa includes the following:
- a CDS encoding SIMPL domain-containing protein (The SIMPL domain is named for its presence in mouse protein SIMPL (signalling molecule that associates with mouse pelle-like kinase). Bacterial member BP26, from Brucella, was shown to assemble into a channel-like structure, while YggE from E. coli has been associated with resistance to oxidative stress.), whose amino-acid sequence MTKKSALALSLALAAAVPVALTLASPAAHAQTANPHFPEPAGVLSLSSQASADVPQDIIHITLFYEQQAKDPGSLTSALNQRADAALAQAKGVSGVTARTGAFSVYPSTDRDGKISAWRGRTEVVLESRDFSAASKLAGQLSNQMQVANVEFSLSPEAQRAAEQKLTTEAIKSFRARADEAAKAFGYNSYSIRDVNVGGSRNVQPYPRMMAMAAAPMDSAKMSAPISVEGGKATVSVTVNGSVQMK is encoded by the coding sequence ATGACCAAGAAATCCGCACTCGCGCTGTCGCTCGCCCTCGCCGCCGCCGTGCCCGTCGCGCTGACGCTCGCGTCGCCGGCCGCGCACGCGCAGACAGCGAACCCGCATTTTCCGGAACCGGCCGGCGTGCTGTCGCTGTCGTCGCAGGCGAGCGCCGACGTGCCGCAGGACATCATTCACATCACGCTGTTCTACGAACAGCAGGCGAAGGACCCGGGCAGCCTGACGTCCGCGCTCAACCAGCGGGCAGACGCGGCGCTCGCACAAGCGAAGGGGGTATCGGGCGTCACCGCGCGCACCGGCGCATTCTCCGTGTATCCGAGCACCGATCGTGACGGCAAGATCTCCGCGTGGCGCGGCCGTACCGAAGTCGTGCTCGAATCCCGCGACTTCTCGGCGGCATCGAAGCTCGCGGGCCAGCTGTCTAACCAGATGCAGGTCGCGAACGTCGAGTTCTCGCTGTCGCCCGAAGCGCAGCGCGCGGCCGAGCAAAAACTCACGACCGAAGCGATCAAGTCGTTCCGCGCGCGCGCGGACGAAGCCGCGAAGGCCTTCGGCTACAACAGCTACTCGATCCGCGACGTGAACGTCGGCGGCAGCCGCAACGTGCAGCCGTATCCGCGCATGATGGCGATGGCGGCGGCACCGATGGACAGCGCGAAGATGAGCGCGCCGATCTCGGTCGAAGGCGGCAAGGCGACCGTGTCGGTCACCGTCAACGGCTCGGTGCAGATGAAGTGA
- a CDS encoding EVE domain-containing protein — protein sequence MQYWLMKSEPDEASIDDLARAPQHSLPWTGVRNYQARNFMRDTMKIGDGVLFYHSSCPEPGIAGLAEVSSTPYPDPTQFDPKSPYYDPKSTQEAPRWLLVDVRFVKKSPLVPLAVLREHDELADMRVLARGNRLSITPVTRAEWRFITEKLMK from the coding sequence ATGCAATACTGGCTGATGAAGTCCGAACCGGACGAAGCAAGCATCGACGATCTCGCACGCGCGCCACAGCATTCGCTGCCGTGGACCGGCGTGCGCAACTATCAGGCGCGCAATTTCATGCGCGACACGATGAAGATCGGCGACGGCGTGCTGTTCTATCACTCGAGCTGCCCCGAGCCGGGCATCGCCGGCCTGGCCGAAGTCTCGTCGACGCCCTACCCCGACCCCACCCAGTTCGATCCGAAAAGCCCGTATTACGATCCGAAGTCGACGCAGGAAGCACCGCGCTGGCTGCTCGTCGACGTGCGCTTCGTGAAGAAGTCGCCGCTCGTGCCGCTCGCCGTGCTGCGAGAGCATGACGAGCTCGCCGACATGCGCGTGCTCGCACGCGGCAACCGGCTGTCGATCACGCCCGTCACGCGCGCCGAATGGCGCTTCATCACCGAAAAGCTGATGAAGTAG
- a CDS encoding adenosylcobinamide-GDP ribazoletransferase — translation MTPERAGGVRAELRYFLVALGYFTRVPVPRAIGYAAGDLDQAARYFPLVGACVGAWGALVYLAALRVFPASIAVGLSMAATLLATGAFHEDGLADSCDAFGGGYARDDVLRIMHDSRIGTFGAVALVIALGLKWQALSAMPPLRAAWTMIAAHAASRAGAVSLLMSLDYVRSEGKAKPVAQRMGARAAWIAAAFGLPWLFWPDWRAGLAAFVALVLVRAWAARYFVKRIGGYTGDCLGFAQQLGELAIYLVVLGWISS, via the coding sequence GTGACGCCTGAGCGCGCGGGCGGTGTGCGCGCCGAACTGCGCTATTTCCTCGTCGCGCTCGGCTATTTCACGCGCGTGCCGGTGCCGCGCGCGATCGGCTACGCAGCCGGCGATCTCGACCAGGCCGCACGTTACTTTCCGCTGGTCGGCGCGTGCGTCGGCGCGTGGGGCGCGCTCGTCTACCTTGCGGCGCTGCGCGTGTTCCCCGCGTCGATCGCGGTCGGCCTGTCGATGGCCGCGACGCTGCTCGCGACCGGCGCGTTCCACGAGGATGGCCTGGCCGACAGTTGCGATGCGTTCGGCGGCGGCTATGCGCGTGACGACGTATTGCGCATCATGCACGATTCGCGAATCGGCACGTTCGGCGCGGTGGCGCTCGTGATCGCGCTCGGCCTGAAATGGCAGGCGCTCTCGGCCATGCCGCCGCTGCGCGCCGCGTGGACGATGATCGCCGCGCATGCGGCGAGCCGCGCGGGGGCCGTGAGCCTGCTGATGTCGCTCGACTACGTTCGGTCGGAGGGTAAGGCGAAACCGGTCGCGCAGCGCATGGGCGCACGCGCGGCCTGGATCGCGGCCGCATTCGGGCTGCCGTGGCTGTTCTGGCCGGACTGGCGCGCGGGGCTCGCGGCGTTCGTGGCGCTCGTGCTCGTACGCGCATGGGCGGCCCGCTATTTCGTGAAGCGGATCGGCGGCTATACGGGCGACTGCCTCGGCTTCGCGCAGCAGTTGGGCGAGCTGGCGATCTATCTCGTGGTGCTCGGATGGATCTCGTCCTGA
- a CDS encoding cell division protein ZapA, with product MSTKQIEVSILGQPYRLACSAETEAALLEAVARVDAEMSKIRANSSVRGTDRIAVMAALSLASELLRLQTSVRHGEAFPAEEIRRTMHQMNEQLGAVLAQHETQ from the coding sequence ATGAGCACCAAGCAGATCGAAGTCTCGATTCTCGGTCAGCCCTATCGGCTCGCCTGTTCGGCCGAGACCGAAGCGGCGCTGCTCGAGGCCGTCGCACGTGTCGACGCCGAAATGTCGAAGATCCGCGCGAACAGTTCCGTGCGCGGCACCGACCGCATCGCGGTGATGGCGGCACTGTCGCTTGCATCCGAATTGCTGCGACTGCAAACGAGCGTGCGTCACGGTGAAGCATTTCCGGCGGAAGAAATCCGTCGTACAATGCACCAGATGAACGAACAGCTCGGCGCGGTGCTCGCACAGCACGAGACGCAATAA
- a CDS encoding FecCD family ABC transporter permease: protein MRDAVRSMNAARAAAIWTALAAVVALLFVASLSIGSVPMSPWQALASLVPHGGDALFADIVRTLRLPRALAGFACGALLALAGALLQVLLRNPLAEPYVLGVSGGAAGFALVTMIAGGAWWLVDASAFAGSLMSVALVLGLARRELWRGDSRDASPRLLLTGVVIAAGWGALVTLLLSLAPDARLRGIIFWLTGDLNGVTAPWFAWGALLVAACVALPAAQQLNVLLRGDATALALGVPVARVRMRIYLVASLAAAAAVTTAGTIGFVGLVVPHALRLAFGNDQRMLLPAAMLAGGGGVMAADLLARTAIAPAQLPVGVMTALIGVPVFLWMLLRRPMR from the coding sequence ATGCGCGACGCCGTGCGGAGCATGAACGCCGCGCGCGCCGCCGCGATCTGGACCGCGCTCGCGGCCGTGGTCGCGTTGCTGTTCGTCGCATCGCTGTCAATCGGAAGCGTGCCGATGTCGCCGTGGCAGGCGCTCGCATCGCTCGTGCCGCACGGTGGCGACGCACTGTTCGCCGACATCGTGCGCACGCTGCGGTTGCCGCGTGCGCTCGCCGGGTTCGCGTGCGGCGCGCTGCTTGCGCTGGCCGGTGCATTGCTGCAGGTGCTGCTGCGCAATCCGCTCGCGGAGCCTTATGTGCTCGGCGTGTCCGGCGGCGCGGCCGGCTTCGCGCTGGTCACGATGATCGCGGGCGGCGCGTGGTGGCTCGTCGATGCGTCCGCGTTCGCCGGCTCGCTCATGTCGGTCGCGCTCGTGCTCGGGCTTGCTCGCCGCGAGCTGTGGCGCGGCGACTCGCGCGACGCATCGCCGCGGCTGCTGCTCACGGGTGTCGTGATCGCGGCCGGGTGGGGCGCGCTCGTCACGCTGCTGCTGTCGCTCGCGCCCGATGCGCGACTGCGCGGCATCATCTTCTGGCTGACGGGCGACCTGAACGGCGTGACGGCGCCGTGGTTCGCATGGGGCGCGCTGCTGGTGGCCGCATGCGTCGCGCTGCCGGCCGCGCAGCAACTCAACGTGCTGCTGCGCGGCGACGCGACCGCACTCGCGCTCGGCGTGCCGGTCGCGCGAGTGCGCATGCGGATCTACCTCGTCGCGTCACTGGCCGCTGCAGCCGCGGTGACGACGGCCGGCACGATCGGTTTCGTCGGCCTCGTCGTGCCGCACGCATTGCGGCTCGCATTCGGCAACGACCAGCGCATGCTGTTGCCCGCCGCGATGCTCGCGGGCGGCGGCGGCGTGATGGCAGCCGACCTGCTTGCGCGTACAGCAATCGCGCCCGCGCAATTGCCGGTCGGCGTGATGACCGCGTTGATCGGCGTGCCGGTGTTCCTGTGGATGTTGCTGAGGAGACCGATGCGATGA
- the cobT gene encoding nicotinate-nucleotide--dimethylbenzimidazole phosphoribosyltransferase, whose protein sequence is MTNPTTDFPPAIAALDDTLRKRLQHVIDHKTKPPGSLGQLEALALQIGLIQHTEKPRVQRPVTIVFAGDHGIAAEGVSPYPQAVTAQMVANFLAGGAAINAFSGVAQSVLEIVDAGVASPLPVSDRLVSLPVARGTRNFAAEPAMTLDEAKTALAAGAARVRLHASLGTNVIGFGEMGIANTSSAACLMSRLLDVPVDACVGRGTGLDDQGLAHKRAVLGRALVRHAHAIAPLDVLATFGGFEIAMMTGAYLAAASERMTILVDGFIATAALLVAERIAPGVRDYCVFSHASHEAGHRRMLEHFGAKPLLALDLRLGEGTGAALALPLVRAAVAFLTEMASFESAGVDNRDA, encoded by the coding sequence ATGACGAACCCGACCACCGACTTCCCGCCCGCGATCGCGGCGCTCGACGACACGCTGCGCAAGCGCCTGCAGCACGTGATCGATCACAAGACCAAGCCGCCCGGCAGTCTCGGCCAGCTCGAGGCGCTCGCGCTGCAGATCGGCCTGATCCAGCATACCGAGAAGCCACGCGTACAGCGTCCGGTGACCATCGTATTCGCCGGCGACCACGGGATCGCGGCCGAGGGCGTAAGCCCGTATCCGCAGGCGGTTACCGCGCAGATGGTCGCGAACTTCCTGGCCGGCGGCGCGGCGATCAATGCGTTCTCGGGCGTCGCGCAGAGCGTGCTCGAGATCGTCGATGCGGGCGTCGCGTCGCCGCTGCCGGTGTCCGACCGGCTCGTGTCGCTGCCGGTCGCGCGCGGTACGCGCAACTTCGCGGCCGAACCCGCGATGACGCTCGACGAAGCGAAGACGGCGCTCGCGGCCGGTGCGGCGCGCGTACGCCTGCACGCGTCGCTCGGCACGAACGTGATCGGCTTCGGCGAAATGGGGATCGCGAACACGTCGTCCGCTGCATGCCTGATGAGCCGTCTGCTCGACGTGCCGGTCGACGCGTGCGTCGGGCGCGGCACGGGCCTCGACGACCAGGGGCTCGCGCACAAGCGCGCGGTGCTCGGCCGCGCGCTCGTCCGGCACGCGCATGCGATCGCGCCGCTCGATGTGCTCGCGACGTTCGGCGGCTTCGAGATCGCGATGATGACGGGCGCGTATCTCGCGGCCGCGAGCGAGCGGATGACGATTCTCGTCGACGGTTTCATCGCGACGGCCGCGCTGCTCGTCGCCGAGCGCATCGCGCCCGGCGTGCGCGACTACTGCGTGTTTTCGCATGCGTCGCACGAGGCCGGGCATCGGCGCATGCTCGAGCATTTCGGCGCGAAGCCGTTGCTCGCGCTCGACCTGCGTCTCGGCGAAGGCACGGGCGCCGCGCTTGCGCTGCCGCTGGTGCGCGCGGCGGTCGCGTTCCTCACCGAGATGGCGAGCTTCGAATCCGCGGGCGTCGACAATCGTGACGCCTGA
- a CDS encoding ABC transporter ATP-binding protein translates to MTHAVAHPAGDMTYGAIDLTLKAGERTLLDGFTHAFRPGEIWCVAGPNGAGKTTLLATLAGLQRPAGGHVEIDGRPLAAWPPEELARRRAMMPQQLHDAFSATVFDTVLLNRFPYLGGWGWERDGDRAAAHDALATFGLTALASRDVLSLSGGERQRVALAATLCQDAPLMLLDEPLAHLDLHHQIDGLTALSAWLDAGPRTVLFSCHDLNLARRFATHALLLDGRGHAWAGPVHDVLTPARASDAFGYPLVLIRENGRDALLPAWPERR, encoded by the coding sequence ATGACGCACGCCGTAGCGCACCCTGCAGGCGACATGACCTATGGGGCGATCGATCTCACGCTGAAGGCCGGTGAACGGACGCTGCTCGACGGCTTCACGCACGCGTTCCGGCCTGGCGAGATCTGGTGTGTCGCGGGGCCGAACGGCGCCGGCAAGACGACGCTGCTCGCCACGCTCGCGGGCCTGCAGCGACCGGCCGGCGGCCACGTCGAGATCGACGGCCGGCCGCTTGCCGCGTGGCCGCCCGAAGAGCTCGCACGGCGCCGTGCAATGATGCCGCAGCAATTGCACGACGCGTTCAGCGCGACGGTATTCGACACGGTGCTGCTCAACCGCTTCCCGTATCTCGGCGGCTGGGGCTGGGAGCGTGACGGCGACCGCGCGGCCGCGCACGATGCGCTCGCGACGTTCGGCCTGACCGCACTCGCATCGCGCGACGTGCTGTCGCTGTCGGGCGGCGAGCGGCAGCGCGTCGCGCTGGCCGCGACGCTGTGCCAGGACGCGCCGCTGATGCTGCTCGACGAACCGCTCGCCCATCTCGACCTGCATCACCAGATCGATGGGCTGACCGCGCTGAGCGCGTGGCTCGACGCGGGCCCGCGCACGGTGCTGTTCTCATGCCACGACCTGAATCTTGCGCGGCGTTTCGCGACGCATGCGCTGTTGCTCGACGGCCGCGGCCATGCGTGGGCGGGCCCCGTTCATGACGTGCTGACGCCGGCGCGCGCGAGCGACGCATTCGGCTATCCGCTCGTGCTGATTCGCGAGAACGGCCGCGACGCGCTGCTGCCTGCGTGGCCCGAGCGACGATGA
- a CDS encoding cobalamin-binding protein, whose amino-acid sequence MSASVFRRLAALASLAALVYTPFAHAAVTTRDDAGNTVTLPAPAQRVISLAPHATELVYAAGGGAKLVGTVTYSDYPPAAQSVQRVGDNKALDLERIAALKPDLIVVWRHGNAERQTDALRALHIPLFFSEPKHLDDVATSLHRLGTLLGTEPAADAAAASFSRDIAALRARYAARPPVTMFFQVWDRPLTTLNGAHLFNEVITLCGGRNVFAALKPLAPTVTDEAVLAANPEAIVTTSAGATRSDAPLPSLARWRAWPALTAVARNNLFAIDGDLLTRPSPRIAQGAAALCEDLDAARARRPAR is encoded by the coding sequence ATGAGCGCCAGCGTGTTCCGCCGGCTGGCGGCCCTCGCGTCGCTGGCCGCGCTTGTGTACACGCCCTTCGCTCACGCCGCCGTGACGACCCGTGACGACGCCGGCAATACGGTGACGCTGCCCGCCCCGGCGCAACGCGTGATCAGCCTCGCGCCGCATGCGACCGAGCTGGTCTACGCAGCCGGCGGCGGCGCGAAACTGGTCGGCACGGTCACATACAGCGACTACCCGCCCGCCGCGCAATCCGTGCAGCGTGTCGGCGACAACAAGGCGCTCGACCTCGAGCGAATCGCCGCGCTGAAGCCCGATCTCATCGTCGTCTGGCGACACGGCAACGCCGAGCGGCAAACCGACGCACTGCGTGCTCTGCACATTCCGCTGTTCTTCAGTGAACCGAAACATCTCGACGATGTGGCCACGTCGTTGCATCGGCTCGGCACGCTGCTCGGCACCGAACCGGCCGCCGACGCGGCCGCGGCATCGTTCTCGCGCGATATCGCGGCGCTGCGCGCGCGTTATGCGGCACGCCCGCCCGTCACGATGTTCTTCCAGGTATGGGACCGCCCGCTGACGACGCTCAACGGCGCGCATCTGTTCAACGAAGTGATCACGCTGTGCGGCGGCCGCAACGTGTTTGCGGCGCTGAAGCCGCTCGCACCGACCGTCACCGACGAAGCCGTGCTCGCGGCGAATCCGGAAGCGATCGTGACGACGAGCGCCGGCGCGACCCGTTCGGACGCGCCGCTGCCAAGCCTCGCACGCTGGCGTGCGTGGCCCGCGCTGACGGCCGTGGCGCGCAACAACTTGTTCGCGATCGACGGCGATCTGCTGACCCGGCCGTCGCCGCGGATCGCGCAAGGCGCAGCCGCGCTGTGCGAGGATCTCGACGCCGCGCGGGCGCGGCGGCCGGCACGCTGA
- the cobC gene encoding alpha-ribazole phosphatase: protein MDLVLIRHPAVDVEPGVCYGRSDVPLAASAEAGARAVRERLAALGAPLPEQVWTSPLARCASVAERLAQAFGVPLRRDAGWQEMDFGAWELRRWDDIDRAALDAWAADLMHACAHGGESVARFAARVARIADAVARTDAPQWALTHAGVIRAFASHALRVPLDTLLSRPVPTGGAVWLRTQDAARAWEVVHWDE, encoded by the coding sequence ATGGATCTCGTCCTGATTCGCCATCCGGCGGTCGATGTCGAGCCGGGCGTTTGCTACGGACGCAGCGACGTGCCCCTCGCCGCATCGGCCGAGGCCGGTGCGCGGGCTGTTCGCGAGCGTCTGGCGGCACTCGGGGCGCCGTTGCCCGAGCAGGTCTGGACGAGCCCGCTCGCGCGTTGCGCGTCTGTCGCCGAGCGGCTCGCGCAGGCGTTCGGCGTGCCGTTGCGGCGCGATGCTGGCTGGCAGGAAATGGACTTCGGCGCGTGGGAGCTGCGGCGCTGGGACGATATCGACCGCGCGGCGCTCGATGCGTGGGCGGCCGACCTGATGCATGCGTGCGCGCATGGCGGCGAAAGCGTCGCACGGTTCGCCGCGCGTGTCGCACGGATCGCGGACGCGGTCGCGCGGACCGACGCGCCGCAATGGGCGCTCACGCACGCAGGCGTGATTCGCGCATTCGCATCGCATGCGTTGCGCGTGCCGCTCGATACGCTGCTGTCGCGACCGGTGCCCACGGGCGGCGCCGTCTGGTTACGGACGCAGGATGCCGCCCGCGCATGGGAAGTCGTCCACTGGGACGAATAG